One window of Botrimarina mediterranea genomic DNA carries:
- a CDS encoding sulfatase family protein: MDITLRSLAVVFLIAVASVAASAAEPARPPIVVFLSDDHTLLDSSVYGSTEISTPNMERLAAAGMTFDRAFVASPACAPSRAALLTGLMPARNGAEPNHSRPRKDIKRLPAYFQQLGYEVVSFGKVAHYNQVLEYGFDVAEFFNYHEDKCVAEAVKWLEARDSDKPLCLFVGTNWPHVPWPKESEFKPQDTQVPDWHVETPKTRQARAKYLQAVRRMDNDLGTVYDTALAKLGDDTLFVHTSDHGAQWPFGKWTLYDDGIRTPLIVSWKGRIAEGVRTDAMVSWVDILPTLIEAAGGEAPGDETAQRLDGESFLPVLKGETDTHRDMIFTTHSGDGNFNVYPSRSVRDERYKLIFNLHPEFRFQSHVTLVEKDGGYWRSWVNKAERGDEDAAEKVRRYQERPAVEFYDVEKDPHERTNLADDAEHADRVAAMQAKLEAWMESQGDQRRVYGKPNLLSEPAGQPNLPKRKAANRPAA; the protein is encoded by the coding sequence ATGGACATAACGCTCCGGTCGCTGGCGGTAGTTTTCTTGATCGCCGTCGCCTCCGTCGCGGCCTCTGCCGCGGAGCCCGCGCGGCCGCCGATCGTGGTGTTCCTTTCGGACGACCACACGCTGCTCGATTCGTCGGTCTACGGATCGACGGAGATCAGCACACCGAACATGGAGCGGCTGGCGGCGGCGGGGATGACGTTCGATCGGGCGTTCGTCGCGTCGCCCGCTTGTGCGCCGAGCCGCGCGGCGTTGCTCACGGGGCTGATGCCCGCACGGAATGGCGCCGAGCCGAACCACTCGCGGCCGCGGAAGGACATCAAGCGGCTGCCGGCTTACTTCCAGCAGCTGGGCTACGAGGTCGTTTCGTTCGGCAAGGTCGCTCACTACAACCAGGTGCTCGAGTACGGCTTCGATGTCGCCGAGTTCTTTAACTACCACGAAGACAAGTGCGTCGCCGAGGCAGTGAAGTGGCTCGAGGCCCGCGACAGCGACAAGCCGCTCTGCCTGTTTGTCGGCACGAACTGGCCGCACGTGCCGTGGCCGAAGGAATCCGAGTTCAAGCCGCAAGACACGCAGGTCCCCGACTGGCACGTCGAAACGCCGAAGACCCGCCAGGCCCGTGCGAAGTACCTGCAAGCCGTCCGCCGGATGGACAACGACCTCGGCACGGTCTACGACACGGCGTTGGCGAAGCTGGGCGACGACACGCTGTTCGTCCACACCAGCGACCACGGCGCGCAGTGGCCGTTCGGCAAGTGGACGCTCTACGACGACGGCATCCGCACGCCGCTGATCGTGTCGTGGAAGGGACGCATCGCCGAGGGCGTACGGACGGACGCGATGGTCTCGTGGGTCGATATCCTGCCAACGCTGATCGAAGCGGCCGGCGGCGAGGCGCCCGGAGACGAGACAGCGCAACGGCTCGACGGCGAGTCGTTCCTCCCCGTGCTGAAGGGCGAGACCGATACCCATCGCGACATGATCTTCACCACGCACAGCGGCGACGGCAACTTCAATGTCTACCCGTCGCGCAGCGTGCGCGACGAGCGTTACAAGCTGATCTTCAATCTCCACCCCGAGTTCCGCTTCCAATCGCACGTGACGCTCGTCGAAAAGGACGGCGGCTACTGGCGCAGCTGGGTCAACAAGGCCGAGCGCGGCGACGAGGACGCGGCCGAGAAGGTCCGCCGTTATCAGGAGCGTCCGGCCGTCGAGTTCTACGACGTGGAGAAGGACCCGCACGAACGGACCAACCTCGCCGACGATGCCGAACACGCCGACCGTGTCGCGGCGATGCAAGCCAAGCTCGAAGCGTGGATGGAGAGCCAGGGCGATCAGCGTAGGGTCTACGGCAAGCCCAACCTGCTTTCCGAACCCGCTGGACAGCCCAATCTACCCAAGCGTAAAGCGGCCAACCGGCCAGCTGCTTAA